From Wolbachia endosymbiont (group A) of Longitarsus flavicornis, the proteins below share one genomic window:
- the odhB gene encoding 2-oxoglutarate dehydrogenase complex dihydrolipoyllysine-residue succinyltransferase: protein MSKIIEIRAPKTLGGESVTEGIVKIKKNIGEAVKVDDLIFEIETDKTALELTAETSGQITEFLVKEDDVISPDQLLAKLSVGEVKEEARKEDTSESAAKKDAPSARKIMEENAISAESVKGTGMGGRVTKADVIGHMNKAEQPAIKQYELPKSVVSGEQREERVKMSKIRQVIAARLKASQNTAAILTTFNEIDMKNVMDLRAKYKDAFEKKYGIKLGFMSFFIKAVVQALKEIPEINAEISGDEIIYKHYYDIGVAVGTDKGLVVPVIRSADQMSFAEIELTLVALGKKAREGKLQVSEMEGATFTISNGGVYGSLLSTPIINPPQSGILGMHSIQNRPVAVGNAVEIRPMMYIALSYDHRIVDGKGAVTFLVKIKNYIEDPSRLVLEV, encoded by the coding sequence ATGAGCAAAATTATAGAAATCAGAGCACCAAAAACTCTTGGTGGTGAGTCAGTTACGGAAGGTATAGTAAAAATAAAGAAAAATATTGGCGAGGCAGTAAAAGTAGATGATCTGATTTTTGAAATTGAGACTGATAAAACAGCACTCGAATTAACTGCAGAAACTTCGGGGCAAATAACTGAATTTCTTGTAAAGGAAGATGATGTGATAAGTCCTGATCAATTATTAGCGAAGCTTTCCGTGGGAGAAGTAAAAGAGGAAGCAAGAAAAGAAGATACAAGCGAAAGTGCTGCTAAAAAAGATGCTCCATCAGCTCGTAAAATTATGGAAGAAAATGCAATCAGTGCAGAAAGCGTCAAAGGAACTGGCATGGGAGGCAGAGTAACAAAAGCAGATGTAATAGGTCATATGAACAAAGCAGAACAACCTGCAATAAAACAATACGAATTGCCAAAAAGTGTAGTAAGTGGAGAGCAAAGAGAGGAACGGGTGAAAATGAGTAAAATAAGGCAAGTAATTGCCGCTCGTTTGAAAGCGTCGCAAAATACTGCCGCAATACTGACCACGTTCAATGAAATCGACATGAAAAATGTCATGGATCTAAGAGCAAAATATAAGGACGCCTTTGAAAAAAAATATGGAATAAAACTTGGTTTTATGTCGTTTTTTATAAAGGCAGTGGTGCAAGCACTGAAAGAAATTCCTGAAATTAACGCTGAAATCTCAGGCGATGAAATCATATATAAACATTACTATGACATAGGTGTTGCTGTTGGCACTGACAAAGGCCTTGTTGTGCCAGTTATTCGAAGTGCTGATCAGATGTCATTTGCAGAAATTGAGTTGACTTTAGTTGCTCTTGGCAAAAAAGCTCGCGAGGGTAAATTACAAGTATCAGAAATGGAAGGTGCAACATTTACCATCTCAAACGGCGGAGTATACGGTTCGCTCCTTTCTACTCCCATAATAAACCCTCCGCAATCTGGAATACTTGGAATGCATTCAATACAAAACAGGCCAGTTGCTGTTGGTAATGCAGTAGAAATCAGACCTATGATGTACATTGCTCTCTCTTACGATCACAGAATAGTTGATGGCAAAGGAGCAGTAACTTTCCTCGTTAAAATAAAAAATTATATAGAAGATCCAAGCAGATTAGTTTTGGAAGTGTAG
- a CDS encoding TrbC/VirB2 family protein, with the protein MNPTIKRIFNIFLIVLFISFSHVGSAANANDDTTAQVICNIIGYVWGIGGPLMTVVIIGAALLAIFGRMPWPALFALGVFCAVFFGAKTIVTKVMGGIGGNTSLMDQCGVDKKK; encoded by the coding sequence ATGAACCCTACAATCAAGAGAATTTTCAATATTTTTCTTATAGTATTATTTATTTCTTTCTCTCATGTTGGAAGTGCTGCTAACGCTAATGACGATACAACTGCTCAAGTAATATGTAATATCATTGGCTACGTTTGGGGAATAGGTGGACCGCTTATGACCGTAGTGATAATAGGTGCAGCTTTGCTTGCGATATTTGGTAGAATGCCATGGCCAGCTCTTTTTGCACTCGGTGTATTTTGTGCTGTATTTTTCGGTGCTAAAACTATTGTGACAAAAGTAATGGGTGGTATAGGTGGAAATACTTCTTTGATGGACCAATGTGGAGTGGACAAAAAGAAATAG
- a CDS encoding ABC transporter ATP-binding protein codes for MLVNNIGYFYNNQNDFALNNINIKVKKGNVACLLGHSGCGKSTILKLIAGIENPKSGTIFINDRLVASNKASVAIEHRNIGLIFQHSALFPHKTVVENITFAIRSSSKREKHLIALEILKLLNIEKYENMYPNALSGGQQQLVAIARVMAQNPDVVLLDEPFSNLDILLKCRIRQHILSLFRSKNIPVLMVTHDPQEALKVADFIYVMKNGKIIQSGVSSDIYHKPKDDTLAKFFSELSSTLQLSEKFPLIRCKKII; via the coding sequence ATGCTAGTTAACAACATTGGTTATTTCTATAACAATCAAAACGACTTTGCTTTAAACAATATAAACATTAAAGTAAAGAAAGGAAATGTTGCATGTTTATTGGGGCATTCTGGCTGTGGCAAGTCAACAATTTTGAAATTAATTGCGGGGATAGAAAATCCAAAATCTGGAACTATTTTTATAAATGATAGGTTAGTTGCAAGCAATAAGGCATCAGTCGCTATAGAGCATAGAAATATCGGATTGATTTTTCAGCATTCTGCATTATTTCCTCATAAAACAGTAGTAGAAAATATAACCTTTGCTATCCGCAGCTCTTCCAAGAGAGAAAAGCACCTAATTGCATTGGAAATTTTGAAGTTACTCAATATAGAAAAATACGAAAATATGTACCCTAACGCCTTATCTGGAGGACAGCAACAATTAGTTGCAATAGCAAGAGTGATGGCACAAAACCCTGATGTTGTGTTGTTAGATGAACCATTTTCTAATTTAGATATACTGCTCAAGTGCCGAATAAGACAACATATATTGTCCCTTTTTAGAAGTAAAAATATCCCTGTGCTAATGGTAACTCATGACCCGCAAGAAGCATTGAAAGTTGCAGATTTTATCTACGTAATGAAAAATGGTAAAATTATTCAATCAGGAGTTTCTAGCGATATATACCATAAGCCTAAAGATGATACGCTAGCAAAGTTTTTTAGTGAGCTCTCTTCTACTCTACAGTTAAGCGAAAAGTTTCCACTTATTCGCTGCAAGAAAATAATCTAG
- a CDS encoding ankyrin repeat domain-containing protein, producing MGKFHWSTLLNAVSQNHKNTPLHVAIGEIDVINALLDKGAKVNAVNKLGDTPLHIAVKDGNVNLVKALLDKGANFLLKNKDGKTPKDLAIDDRIKKLLKESTSATQKGIYAGSATALLGTAAAALAVGGVTYMMLKPSTEMDEVKEEQGITGDERKV from the coding sequence GTGGGGAAGTTCCACTGGTCTACTCTCCTTAATGCAGTGAGTCAAAATCATAAAAATACTCCTTTGCATGTGGCTATTGGCGAGATAGATGTAATAAATGCTCTATTAGACAAGGGTGCAAAGGTTAATGCAGTGAATAAATTGGGAGATACTCCTTTGCATATAGCTGTTAAGGATGGCAATGTAAATTTAGTAAAGGCTCTATTAGATAAGGGTGCAAATTTTTTATTAAAGAATAAAGATGGCAAGACTCCAAAAGACTTAGCTATAGATGATAGAATAAAAAAGCTTCTGAAAGAATCTACATCAGCAACCCAAAAAGGTATTTACGCCGGTAGTGCAACCGCATTATTAGGCACTGCAGCAGCAGCACTAGCAGTTGGTGGTGTTACATATATGATGTTAAAGCCTAGTACTGAAATGGATGAAGTGAAAGAAGAACAAGGCATAACTGGTGATGAGCGGAAAGTATAG
- a CDS encoding tetratricopeptide repeat protein translates to MSMITSKVVELWEILGNALGASGNPQKAKKLLEQVLPIFEKHYGPDHFKVARVLVSLGNAYRDLGNPQKAKELLKRALAIQKKHYGPDHFEFARTLANLGNVYRDLGNPQKAKELFERVSPIFEKHYGSGHIQVAKLLVSLGISHGDLGDHEKQKELFEQALPILEKHYGPDHPEVATLLINLSDAYSALGNHKKQKELFARASSIFRKHRYSNHPEVAKLLAELDDI, encoded by the coding sequence ATGTCCATGATTACTTCTAAAGTTGTTGAACTATGGGAAATTCTAGGCAATGCTCTTGGGGCTTCAGGTAATCCTCAGAAGGCAAAAAAGTTGCTTGAACAGGTTTTACCTATTTTCGAGAAACACTATGGCCCTGATCATTTCAAAGTTGCTAGAGTATTAGTGAGTCTCGGTAATGCTTACAGGGATTTAGGTAATCCTCAGAAAGCTAAAGAGCTGCTTAAACGGGCTCTAGCGATTCAAAAGAAACATTATGGGCCTGATCATTTCGAATTTGCCAGAACACTAGCAAATCTAGGTAACGTTTACAGGGATTTAGGTAATCCTCAGAAAGCTAAAGAGTTGTTTGAACGGGTTTCACCTATTTTTGAGAAACATTATGGCTCTGGTCATATTCAAGTTGCTAAGCTACTGGTAAGCCTCGGCATCTCTCATGGGGACTTAGGTGACCACGAGAAACAAAAGGAGCTGTTTGAACAGGCCTTGCCTATTCTTGAAAAACATTATGGCCCTGATCACCCGGAAGTTGCTACACTACTGATAAACCTAAGCGACGCCTATAGTGCTCTAGGTAACCATAAGAAACAAAAGGAGTTGTTTGCACGGGCTTCATCCATCTTTAGGAAACATCGCTACTCAAATCATCCGGAAGTTGCTAAACTGCTGGCAGAGCTAGATGATATTTAG
- a CDS encoding tetratricopeptide repeat protein yields MYRFLGGFRFEVRNPVGSFTGRKTELKKLHESIQESQGVATVISHLASISGLGGIGKTELVRKYIEKHSKDYDNNIIWINAATYETIVQSFFRLAKGLLGIPTEDRDVESIVRDIYAFFAKRKSLFVFDNAEKYRSEGQDAGISQFLPSHFLSSDDNKPSVLITSRNQKWGDIEVLTLGIFKESIDFIRKALDIKDGSQENEIKNLAETLQHFPLALQQAVAYIKERDIALKNVGLRFEISDYLKRYKEEAEKLLDFKFPEDSNDSYTETTFITWRITINKIKDNAEYGQQAKEILDIIAYIASDNIPVEMFLGLERNREKLGDAIQLLKQYSMINSGEEQSSVNVHRLVQQVTRIELEKQGKNKVVKKTFELLKESFPHDSDKLEDHAKKRQLLPHLEAFLSHIDNWLAKNPPEKQAIEKDYLVNLLTWMNDGYYYLGNPRRQKKSLKQALSIFKKYYGSDHFTVAIALANLSIAYGNLGNHKKQRELLKQALPILEKHYGSDHFQVAITLTNLSNAYGNLGNPQKQKELLEQVLPILERHYGSDHFQVAIALTNLGIVYGDLGNHEKKKELLEQALAIQEKHYGPDHPQVASTLVGLGTVYRGLGNPRKAKELLERALAIQEKHYSSDHFQAAITLMNLSIVYGTSGDPQKQKELLEQVLPILERHYGSDHFQVAIALTNLGDAYGDLGNSQKAKELLERALAIQEKHYGSDHFEVARTLVSLGTVYRGLGNPWKAKELLEQALAIQEKHYDSSHFQVAITLTNLSNVHGDLGNLQKAKELLERALAIQEKHYGHDHFTVAIILKNLGGTYGDLGDPQKAKELFEQALPIFKKHYGSGHIQVAKLLANLSITYGDLGNPRKAKELLEQASFILEKHHVHDYF; encoded by the coding sequence ATGTACAGGTTCTTAGGAGGCTTTCGATTTGAGGTAAGAAACCCAGTAGGATCGTTTACTGGAAGAAAGACAGAGCTAAAAAAGTTGCATGAGTCAATACAAGAAAGCCAAGGTGTAGCCACAGTAATATCGCATCTAGCTTCTATCAGTGGTTTGGGAGGAATCGGTAAGACTGAGTTAGTCAGAAAATATATTGAAAAGCACAGTAAAGATTATGACAACAATATTATATGGATAAATGCTGCAACCTATGAAACTATAGTGCAGTCTTTTTTCAGATTAGCTAAAGGTCTTTTAGGCATTCCTACAGAAGATAGGGATGTTGAATCTATTGTAAGAGATATATATGCTTTTTTTGCCAAGAGAAAAAGTCTCTTTGTTTTCGATAATGCAGAAAAATATAGAAGTGAAGGTCAAGATGCTGGTATTAGTCAATTTTTACCGTCCCACTTTTTATCATCTGATGATAATAAACCTAGTGTTTTGATTACCTCGCGTAATCAAAAATGGGGAGATATAGAAGTATTAACATTGGGTATATTTAAAGAGTCCATAGACTTCATTAGAAAAGCATTGGATATAAAGGATGGATCACAAGAAAATGAAATAAAGAATTTAGCAGAGACATTACAGCATTTTCCTTTAGCCCTGCAGCAGGCAGTTGCATACATAAAAGAAAGGGATATAGCATTAAAGAATGTAGGCTTGAGGTTTGAAATCAGTGATTATTTAAAAAGGTATAAAGAGGAAGCAGAAAAATTGCTTGATTTCAAGTTTCCTGAAGACAGCAATGATAGTTACACCGAGACAACTTTTATAACCTGGAGAATTACTATTAATAAAATCAAAGACAACGCAGAGTATGGCCAGCAAGCCAAAGAAATTTTAGATATTATCGCCTATATTGCCTCTGACAATATTCCTGTAGAAATGTTTTTAGGATTAGAACGCAATAGAGAAAAGTTAGGTGATGCTATCCAACTACTTAAGCAATATTCAATGATCAACTCAGGAGAAGAGCAAAGTTCAGTCAACGTTCACAGGTTAGTACAGCAAGTAACAAGAATAGAGTTAGAAAAACAAGGCAAAAACAAGGTTGTGAAAAAGACTTTTGAATTACTGAAAGAAAGTTTTCCTCATGACAGTGATAAATTAGAAGATCACGCTAAGAAACGACAATTATTGCCTCATTTAGAAGCATTTCTGTCACATATAGATAATTGGCTAGCAAAAAATCCTCCAGAAAAACAAGCAATAGAAAAGGATTATCTTGTGAATTTGTTAACGTGGATGAATGATGGATATTATTACTTGGGTAATCCTAGAAGACAAAAGAAGTCGCTCAAACAGGCTTTATCTATCTTTAAGAAATATTATGGTTCTGATCACTTTACAGTTGCTATAGCACTGGCAAACCTAAGTATCGCCTATGGGAATCTAGGTAATCATAAGAAACAAAGGGAGTTACTTAAACAGGCTTTACCTATTCTTGAGAAACATTATGGTTCTGATCATTTCCAAGTTGCTATTACACTAACAAACCTAAGCAACGCCTATGGGAATCTGGGTAATCCTCAGAAACAAAAGGAGTTGCTTGAACAGGTTTTACCTATTCTTGAGAGACACTATGGCTCTGATCATTTCCAAGTTGCCATTGCACTGACAAACCTTGGTATTGTTTATGGGGATTTAGGTAACCATGAGAAAAAAAAGGAGTTGCTTGAACAGGCTTTAGCAATCCAAGAGAAACATTATGGGCCTGATCATCCCCAGGTTGCTAGCACATTAGTAGGTCTCGGTACCGTTTACAGGGGCTTAGGTAATCCCCGGAAAGCAAAAGAGTTGCTTGAACGAGCTTTAGCAATTCAAGAGAAACATTATAGCTCTGATCATTTTCAAGCTGCCATTACATTGATGAACCTCAGTATCGTTTATGGTACCTCCGGTGATCCTCAGAAACAAAAGGAGTTGCTTGAACAGGTTTTACCTATTCTTGAGAGACACTATGGCTCTGATCATTTCCAAGTTGCCATTGCACTGACAAATCTAGGTGATGCCTATGGAGATTTAGGTAATTCTCAGAAAGCAAAAGAGTTGCTCGAACGGGCTTTAGCAATTCAAGAGAAACATTATGGATCTGATCATTTCGAAGTTGCTAGAACGCTAGTGAGCCTCGGTACCGTTTACAGGGGCTTAGGTAATCCATGGAAAGCAAAAGAGTTGCTTGAACAAGCTTTGGCAATTCAAGAGAAACATTATGATTCCAGTCATTTCCAGGTTGCTATTACACTGACAAACCTAAGTAATGTTCATGGGGATTTAGGCAATCTTCAGAAAGCAAAAGAGTTGCTCGAACGAGCTTTGGCAATTCAAGAGAAACATTATGGGCATGATCATTTTACAGTTGCTATAATACTAAAAAACCTAGGCGGAACTTATGGAGATTTAGGTGATCCTCAGAAAGCAAAAGAGTTATTTGAACAGGCTCTACCTATTTTTAAGAAGCATTATGGCTCTGGTCATATTCAAGTTGCTAAGCTACTGGCAAACCTAAGTATCACCTATGGGGATTTAGGTAACCCTCGGAAAGCAAAGGAGTTGCTTGAGCAGGCTTCATTTATTCTTGAGAAGCATCATGTCCATGATTACTTCTAA
- a CDS encoding pyruvate dehydrogenase complex E1 component subunit beta: MATLSVREALCTAIREEMQNDPDVLIMGEEVAEYDGAYKVTKGLLKEFGESRVIDTPITEHGFAGLAVGAAFAGLKPIVEFMTFNFSMQAIDQIVNSAAKTNYMSGGQLGCPVVFRGPNGAAARVAAQHSQCFASWYSHIPGLKVIAPYFASDCRGLLKAAIRDPNPVIFLENEIAYGHEHEVSDSELSNKDYLLEIGKAAVIREGKDVTITAFSLKLMDALNAADLLSDEGIEAEVIDLRTLRPLDTQTVINSIQKTNRLVSVEEGWPFAGIGAELSAVVMEQGFDYLDAPVIRVTGEDIPLPYATNLEKKALPQVEDIVEAVHQVCFRKK, from the coding sequence ATGGCAACCTTAAGTGTAAGAGAAGCTTTATGCACAGCAATTAGAGAAGAAATGCAAAACGACCCTGATGTGCTTATCATGGGTGAAGAAGTTGCAGAGTATGATGGTGCTTATAAAGTAACGAAAGGATTACTGAAAGAGTTTGGAGAAAGTAGGGTAATTGATACACCTATTACCGAACATGGATTTGCTGGTCTTGCTGTTGGAGCAGCATTTGCTGGGTTAAAGCCAATCGTTGAGTTTATGACTTTTAATTTTTCTATGCAGGCTATTGACCAAATTGTGAATTCCGCAGCAAAAACAAATTATATGTCAGGCGGACAACTTGGATGCCCTGTAGTATTTCGTGGACCAAATGGCGCTGCAGCAAGAGTTGCTGCACAACACTCTCAATGCTTTGCATCTTGGTATTCGCATATACCGGGGTTAAAAGTAATAGCACCCTATTTTGCCTCCGATTGCAGAGGTCTGCTTAAAGCTGCAATTCGTGACCCTAATCCGGTAATATTTCTAGAAAACGAAATAGCTTATGGACATGAGCATGAAGTTTCTGACTCTGAGCTATCAAACAAAGATTATCTACTTGAGATAGGCAAAGCTGCTGTTATACGGGAAGGAAAGGATGTAACTATCACTGCTTTTTCATTAAAATTAATGGATGCCTTAAATGCAGCAGATTTACTTTCTGATGAGGGCATAGAAGCTGAAGTTATTGACCTCAGAACCTTAAGACCACTTGACACTCAAACTGTTATTAACTCTATTCAGAAGACTAATAGGTTAGTTAGTGTAGAAGAAGGATGGCCATTTGCAGGAATAGGAGCAGAGCTGTCAGCCGTTGTCATGGAACAAGGATTTGACTACCTTGATGCTCCAGTTATACGCGTAACTGGCGAGGACATCCCCTTACCTTATGCTACGAATCTAGAAAAAAAAGCATTACCACAAGTGGAAGATATAGTTGAAGCGGTGCATCAGGTCTGTTTTAGAAAAAAATAA
- the ltrA gene encoding group II intron reverse transcriptase/maturase has protein sequence MNKTKSFDIPKQLICRAYKQVSKNKGAAGVDEVSITKFEENLKDNLYKLWNRMSSGSYFPEPVKAVAIPKDTGGQRILCVPSVFDRIGQTAAAMYLEPLVEPKFHEDSYGYRPNKSALDAVDTARKRCWRYDWTIDLDISGFFDNLDHGLALQAIKKHTDCKWVILYVERWMKAPIQQADGSKVVRDKGVPQGGSVSPIISNIFMHHVFDIWMKKNYPTVPFERYVDDAIVHCRTEKQAEFVKVMIEERLAEYKLKLHPEKTQIVYCKDDNRSGEFPKQSFNFLGYTFRPRLARNKIGKYFVSFLPAISNKAKKKITTTIRSWKMLRNTHITLEEISGKVNPIVRGWYQYYGKFYRTEVYKSLKNIERHLEKWVKRKYKRLRSHGRLARQFLGKVRKRSPDIFYHWTLGLGQKAE, from the coding sequence ATGAATAAAACAAAGTCTTTTGATATACCAAAGCAACTTATTTGTAGGGCTTATAAACAAGTATCGAAAAATAAAGGTGCGGCTGGTGTGGATGAGGTTTCGATAACAAAGTTTGAAGAAAATCTAAAAGATAATCTGTACAAACTATGGAATAGGATGTCATCCGGAAGTTATTTTCCAGAGCCGGTAAAAGCTGTTGCGATACCAAAAGATACAGGAGGGCAAAGAATTTTATGTGTTCCTTCAGTATTCGACAGGATAGGGCAAACGGCTGCTGCTATGTATCTAGAGCCGCTGGTAGAACCAAAATTTCATGAGGATTCATATGGTTATAGACCAAATAAGTCTGCACTGGATGCGGTAGATACAGCTCGTAAAAGATGCTGGAGGTACGATTGGACGATAGATCTTGATATATCTGGATTTTTCGACAATTTGGACCACGGCTTGGCATTGCAAGCTATCAAAAAGCACACAGACTGCAAATGGGTCATACTGTATGTTGAGAGGTGGATGAAAGCCCCCATTCAGCAAGCAGATGGCAGTAAGGTAGTTAGGGATAAAGGAGTTCCGCAAGGAGGTTCAGTTAGCCCAATCATCTCTAATATATTCATGCATCATGTGTTTGATATATGGATGAAAAAGAACTACCCGACAGTACCATTTGAGAGGTATGTGGATGATGCGATAGTGCACTGCAGAACAGAGAAACAGGCAGAGTTTGTGAAAGTAATGATCGAAGAAAGATTGGCTGAGTATAAGTTGAAATTGCATCCTGAAAAGACACAGATAGTGTACTGTAAGGATGACAATAGGAGTGGTGAATTTCCTAAACAAAGTTTTAATTTTCTGGGTTACACATTCAGACCCAGGTTAGCAAGAAATAAAATAGGGAAGTATTTTGTTTCATTTCTTCCAGCAATTAGCAACAAGGCCAAGAAAAAGATTACTACAACCATAAGGTCATGGAAAATGCTACGAAATACGCATATAACATTAGAGGAGATATCAGGAAAAGTAAATCCAATAGTCAGAGGCTGGTATCAGTACTATGGCAAATTTTACAGAACTGAAGTATACAAATCTCTAAAGAATATAGAGCGGCATCTAGAAAAGTGGGTGAAAAGGAAATATAAGAGACTCAGGAGTCACGGAAGACTAGCAAGACAATTTCTAGGAAAGGTGAGAAAGAGGTCTCCGGATATTTTCTATCACTGGACACTAGGGTTAGGCCAAAAGGCTGAATAA